One Ignavibacteria bacterium genomic window carries:
- a CDS encoding twin-arginine translocation signal domain-containing protein — translation MKTISRREFLRYSALGGAALAASPLYSGWERIFARTLNSPALVPYPHPWMPKMDFVYLADENEDPFKSQAAITQDGIVVPQDLGNKKFSINTRWFVEGFGFIWLSADNGGEFFSAANFSPKGSLNYEFARSRVMRNRKVKAKYESQGAQFSSEVKHLTAASEELFEDAGKKLSSGEKSARLADKALEYALWAGEKIELEKAAFEIAKRSINNNVAFGCESRQYVWARSEEFQKRFVELFNFSTVTHYVWDSWYELFEPREGYYNWGIKDDIVNWLLENNITIQGRPLFWFHPTVTPDWLKNKNFDELKKYVEKHTKDLVSHYGDKIQQWEVINEYHDWANIHNHTPEQITEIVRLACDKTKEVNPKVVKILNNCCPWAEYAARGRMARMDATRPLRSPRKYLEDVTEAGVDYDVLGIQIYFPARDLSDIVRLLERLETFGKPIYITEIGASAGPNNKMVASGDMKLPEGPYDWHRHWDEELQADWLEQVYNLYYSRPSIKAINWYDFSDFRPFIPGGGLVREDCSTKISFSRMKELLGAWNKLPRGAKI, via the coding sequence TTGAAAACAATTTCACGAAGAGAGTTTTTGCGCTACAGTGCCTTAGGAGGCGCGGCCCTTGCAGCCTCACCACTTTATTCAGGCTGGGAAAGGATTTTTGCCCGTACGCTGAACAGCCCGGCCCTCGTTCCCTACCCCCATCCCTGGATGCCTAAGATGGATTTTGTGTACCTGGCAGATGAAAATGAGGACCCGTTTAAGAGCCAGGCTGCAATTACACAGGACGGAATCGTGGTCCCCCAGGACCTGGGAAATAAAAAGTTTTCCATAAATACACGCTGGTTTGTCGAAGGCTTCGGCTTTATCTGGCTTTCTGCCGATAACGGAGGGGAGTTCTTTTCGGCCGCTAATTTTAGCCCAAAAGGAAGCCTTAACTACGAGTTCGCGCGCTCCCGCGTAATGCGAAACCGTAAAGTGAAAGCAAAATATGAGAGCCAGGGCGCACAGTTTTCAAGCGAAGTAAAACACCTTACTGCAGCCTCGGAAGAACTTTTTGAAGACGCCGGGAAAAAACTCTCCAGCGGAGAAAAAAGTGCCCGCCTTGCAGATAAGGCTCTTGAATATGCCCTCTGGGCCGGGGAAAAAATTGAGCTCGAGAAGGCGGCCTTCGAAATTGCAAAACGCTCTATTAACAATAACGTCGCCTTCGGATGCGAAAGCCGGCAGTACGTTTGGGCCAGAAGCGAGGAATTCCAGAAAAGGTTTGTAGAGCTTTTTAATTTTTCCACAGTAACTCATTATGTGTGGGATTCATGGTATGAACTTTTTGAGCCGCGCGAAGGCTACTACAACTGGGGCATTAAAGACGACATTGTAAACTGGCTCCTGGAAAATAATATTACAATTCAGGGGCGCCCGCTTTTCTGGTTTCACCCCACGGTTACACCCGACTGGCTTAAAAATAAAAACTTTGACGAGCTGAAGAAATACGTCGAAAAGCACACAAAGGACCTGGTAAGCCACTACGGCGACAAGATTCAGCAGTGGGAAGTTATAAATGAGTACCACGACTGGGCTAACATACATAACCATACGCCCGAGCAGATAACGGAAATTGTGCGCCTTGCATGCGACAAGACCAAAGAAGTTAATCCTAAAGTGGTAAAGATACTTAATAACTGCTGCCCGTGGGCTGAGTACGCGGCAAGAGGCAGAATGGCAAGAATGGACGCTACACGCCCCTTACGTTCACCAAGAAAATACCTTGAAGACGTAACAGAGGCCGGAGTGGACTACGACGTCCTCGGAATCCAGATCTACTTCCCTGCGCGCGATTTGTCAGACATAGTGCGCTTGCTAGAAAGGCTTGAAACATTCGGCAAACCGATCTATATAACCGAGATCGGCGCCTCCGCAGGACCAAATAATAAAATGGTTGCCTCAGGCGATATGAAGCTTCCCGAGGGGCCTTACGACTGGCACCGCCACTGGGACGAGGAGCTCCAGGCCGACTGGCTGGAGCAGGTCTATAACCTTTACTACAGCCGCCCGTCCATTAAGGCAATTAACTGGTACGACTTCTCCGACTTCCGTCCCTTTATCCCGGGCGGCGGACTGGTTCGTGAAGACTGCTCAACCAAGATCTCTTTCTCCAGGATGAAAGAGCTTCTTGGCGCGTGGAATAAGCTTCCCCGCGGCGCAAAAATTTAA
- a CDS encoding PIG-L family deacetylase, translating into MKVKTFAVILFLVSALYAQEGRLHRNIKPDERYKTDVLLIVAHPDDETAVGGYLAKLIFDDNKKVAVIYTNRGQGGGNSYGNEQSSAMGEIREIEARKALSKFGVDHVWFLNGYDTPGQDVLHALKNVNHGQALESMVRLLRLTRPEVILTWLPHFVAGENHGDHQASGVIATEAFDMAGDPTVFPDQVAMPRERADIGNFNEGLTPWQAKKIYYFSDADSEVVAPGPKFNLSEVSPSKKVPYYELAADLHTPHLTQGDVADMGIKAQKTGDYKEFLNYLNRFHLIFGKAVVPCKPDGETFEGVRPGSHAYVAPRGYVPERQEGVTMQLGGPFYFYHDFWRAHNIENLGPIVKPEINVAFGSYLNVPIILKNNTSDSVVVTLKSQLPEGFKLSSGDGNYFLAPGETYPVETFMFTPQEAPKGGLNVTWNASVNGKQVGSLSIKTYLSEWTLPQ; encoded by the coding sequence GTGAAGGTTAAAACTTTTGCCGTTATTCTTTTTCTTGTTTCAGCATTATATGCACAGGAAGGCCGGCTGCACAGAAATATAAAGCCAGATGAACGCTATAAGACAGACGTTCTTTTAATTGTGGCTCATCCGGATGATGAGACTGCAGTGGGCGGATACCTTGCCAAGCTGATCTTTGATGACAACAAAAAAGTTGCCGTAATTTATACTAACCGCGGACAGGGGGGCGGAAATTCCTATGGCAACGAGCAGTCATCTGCCATGGGAGAGATCCGTGAAATTGAAGCCCGCAAGGCTCTTTCAAAGTTCGGAGTAGACCACGTGTGGTTCTTAAACGGCTACGACACTCCCGGCCAGGACGTCCTGCACGCGCTTAAAAATGTGAACCATGGTCAGGCTCTTGAAAGCATGGTAAGACTCCTCAGGCTTACCCGCCCTGAAGTTATCCTTACATGGCTTCCCCACTTTGTGGCCGGTGAAAACCACGGCGACCACCAGGCCTCAGGCGTTATTGCTACAGAAGCCTTCGATATGGCGGGAGACCCTACTGTGTTCCCCGACCAGGTGGCAATGCCCAGGGAAAGAGCCGACATAGGAAACTTTAACGAGGGGCTTACTCCCTGGCAGGCAAAGAAGATCTATTACTTCTCTGATGCCGACTCGGAAGTGGTCGCTCCGGGACCTAAGTTCAACCTTTCAGAAGTCTCACCCTCAAAGAAGGTCCCTTATTACGAACTTGCTGCCGACCTCCACACGCCGCACCTGACGCAGGGGGATGTAGCCGATATGGGAATTAAGGCACAGAAGACCGGCGACTACAAAGAGTTCCTGAATTACCTTAACAGATTCCACCTCATTTTCGGTAAGGCGGTTGTACCCTGTAAACCCGATGGCGAAACCTTTGAAGGCGTAAGGCCGGGCAGCCACGCTTACGTAGCCCCCAGAGGCTATGTGCCGGAGAGGCAGGAAGGGGTCACAATGCAGCTTGGCGGACCGTTTTATTTTTATCATGACTTCTGGCGCGCTCATAATATTGAAAACCTGGGCCCCATTGTCAAGCCCGAGATAAACGTTGCATTCGGAAGCTACCTTAACGTCCCCATCATTCTTAAAAATAATACCAGTGATTCCGTTGTAGTAACGCTTAAATCCCAGCTGCCCGAAGGCTTTAAGCTTTCTTCAGGCGATGGAAATTATTTTCTGGCTCCGGGAGAAACCTATCCTGTTGAGACCTTTATGTTTACTCCGCAGGAAGCCCCCAAAGGAGGGCTTAACGTTACCTGGAACGCTTCAGTAAACGGAAAACAGGTGGGATCCCTCAGCATAAAAACGTATTTAAGCGAGTGGACACTACCCCAATAA
- a CDS encoding MFS transporter — MAQLYPLKSKERKSGFIVLNWFSEYSSDTSVKRNFLINVADGSLYAFAMSFISLTVVMPVFVRAIGGSNVAVGLIPIFWTVGFNFPQILVANYSSRFPLKKVLLLKTALGQRLPWLLLAALSYFVLESANSSTGLIIFFFCFLLAAVAGSINLPGWFDLVAKLTPVKLRGRLFASRVIFGAVLGIVGGWYVKVVLGHWQYPHSFSLLFLSAFLVMMVSYVFLTLIKEDKPDMQEKHMSYGEFFRMLPGILKKEKNFRNFLIADSLLIIALMGEVFYSLNALKKFSLPDSYVGNFTIIIMTFSIVGNIFFGYLGDHFGHKLNMLLGACFTTMACLAALMAPDAASYSLVFIGSAFTAGVYQLSKLPIIAELCAEENRPTYVALSNMISSPFSLAGLFGGYIANRYGYNMVFTLAAIFAGSSALWLFFAVKEPRKNAVQEITEEA, encoded by the coding sequence ATGGCTCAGTTGTATCCGTTAAAGTCGAAGGAAAGGAAGTCAGGGTTTATTGTGCTTAACTGGTTCAGTGAATATAGTTCAGATACTTCGGTAAAAAGAAATTTCCTGATCAATGTGGCCGACGGCTCACTGTATGCTTTTGCAATGAGCTTTATTTCTCTTACCGTGGTAATGCCGGTTTTTGTAAGAGCCATCGGCGGCAGCAACGTGGCTGTCGGGCTTATCCCGATCTTCTGGACCGTGGGCTTTAATTTTCCGCAGATACTTGTTGCTAATTATTCCAGCCGGTTCCCCTTAAAGAAAGTGCTCCTTCTTAAGACTGCACTGGGGCAGAGGCTCCCCTGGCTTCTTCTTGCGGCACTGAGCTACTTTGTTCTGGAAAGTGCCAATAGCAGCACGGGGCTCATAATTTTCTTCTTCTGTTTTCTGCTCGCAGCGGTTGCAGGAAGCATTAACCTCCCGGGCTGGTTCGACCTTGTTGCAAAGCTTACTCCTGTAAAGCTGCGCGGAAGGCTCTTTGCAAGCCGCGTTATTTTTGGCGCCGTACTTGGAATCGTGGGGGGATGGTACGTAAAAGTGGTGCTCGGCCACTGGCAGTACCCCCACAGCTTTTCCCTGCTTTTTTTGAGCGCTTTTCTGGTCATGATGGTTTCATACGTCTTTCTTACTTTAATCAAAGAAGACAAGCCTGACATGCAGGAAAAGCACATGAGCTATGGCGAATTTTTCAGAATGCTTCCCGGCATACTGAAAAAAGAGAAGAACTTCAGGAATTTCCTCATCGCGGATTCTCTTCTCATCATAGCACTCATGGGGGAAGTGTTCTACAGCCTGAACGCCCTTAAAAAGTTCTCCCTGCCGGACAGCTATGTGGGCAACTTTACAATTATTATAATGACCTTTTCAATCGTTGGAAATATATTCTTCGGGTATTTAGGCGACCATTTCGGCCACAAGCTTAATATGCTTCTTGGTGCCTGCTTTACCACAATGGCATGCCTTGCTGCTTTAATGGCGCCTGACGCTGCAAGCTATTCCCTGGTCTTTATAGGCTCCGCCTTTACCGCCGGCGTCTATCAGCTCTCAAAGCTTCCAATAATAGCTGAACTCTGCGCCGAGGAAAACCGCCCCACATACGTGGCGCTTTCAAACATGATATCATCTCCTTTCAGCTTGGCAGGGCTCTTTGGAGGCTACATTGCAAACCGCTACGGCTACAATATGGTTTTCACACTGGCTGCAATCTTTGCCGGAAGCTCTGCCTTGTGGCTTTTCTTTGCCGTCAAAGAACCGAGGAAAAATGCTGTTCAGGAAATAACTGAAGAGGCATAA
- a CDS encoding sugar phosphate isomerase/epimerase: MKLGFLTACLPKLKLEDLVKWASQEGFQSLELASWPVKSKRDYQARQIDAANFKPADAERINALFNEHNLTISSLAYYDNNLHPNLKKRKEYHDHLKKVINTASMLGVNLVGTFVGGRPDKSPTDNMKEIGKVFRTLVKYAEDKGVRLMIENCPMEGWLKFATPGNYAYSPELWTALFNEVPSDSFGLNLDPSHLYWLGIDYLEVIKDFKDKIFHAHAKDTEILTEGQYEYGFFGRQIDPIPWKSGWWRYRIPGLGEIDWNRFISTLQDNGYNYVISIEHEDPVWEGSEEKVKNGLKLGQRHLSPFVI; the protein is encoded by the coding sequence ATGAAACTTGGATTTTTAACTGCCTGCCTGCCAAAATTAAAGCTGGAAGACCTCGTAAAATGGGCTTCTCAGGAGGGCTTTCAGAGCCTTGAACTGGCCTCTTGGCCTGTTAAATCAAAACGCGACTACCAGGCGCGCCAGATTGATGCGGCTAATTTTAAGCCTGCGGATGCCGAAAGAATAAACGCGCTTTTTAATGAGCATAACCTTACCATATCTTCCCTTGCCTATTACGATAATAACCTTCACCCCAATCTTAAGAAAAGAAAAGAATATCACGACCACCTGAAAAAAGTGATCAATACGGCCTCCATGCTTGGAGTAAACCTTGTGGGCACTTTTGTGGGGGGACGCCCCGATAAGTCCCCAACGGATAACATGAAGGAAATCGGCAAGGTCTTCCGCACTCTCGTAAAATATGCAGAGGACAAAGGTGTGCGCCTTATGATTGAAAACTGCCCTATGGAAGGGTGGCTTAAGTTTGCAACGCCCGGCAACTACGCATATTCACCTGAACTCTGGACGGCTCTGTTTAATGAGGTCCCGAGCGACAGTTTCGGCCTTAACCTAGACCCCTCGCACCTCTACTGGCTCGGCATAGACTACCTCGAGGTAATTAAGGATTTTAAGGACAAAATATTCCACGCGCATGCAAAGGATACTGAGATATTAACTGAGGGGCAGTATGAATACGGATTTTTCGGCCGCCAGATAGATCCCATACCATGGAAGTCGGGCTGGTGGCGCTACCGCATACCGGGCCTGGGCGAAATTGACTGGAACAGGTTTATTTCCACGCTGCAGGATAACGGCTACAACTATGTTATTTCAATTGAGCACGAGGACCCCGTCTGGGAAGGCTCGGAAGAAAAAGTTAAAAACGGCCTTAAGCTTGGCCAAAGGCACCTTTCACCATTTGTCATTTAA
- a CDS encoding Gfo/Idh/MocA family oxidoreductase: MKPLKAAVIGTGFIGPAHIEALRRIGNVEVRGISSLDTKSAMELAEKYSVPSVYDKWQSAVCDKEIDIIHNCTPNNLHFEINKAALMEGKHVISEKPLTMTSKESAELVRLAREKGVVNAVNFNYRFYPLTQHAKSMVEKGDLGQIYLVHGHYLQDWLYYNTDYNWRLETEISGKSRAVADIGSHWCDLVQFITGSRITRVMADLLTVHKTRKKPLREVATFKGKEKKMNGKFEDVEIKTEDAASVLIRFENGAHGVFTVSQISAGRKNNFSFEIDGSKKAVSWDQEEPNSLWIGYREKANEVLIKDPSLLDKNARRYAHYPGGHPEGYPDAPKNLFMNVYNFILKGKDPLKDKCDFPTFEDGHQEIKIVEAILKSNKEEKWIEV, from the coding sequence ATGAAACCACTTAAAGCAGCAGTAATCGGAACCGGTTTTATAGGGCCGGCACACATTGAAGCACTCAGAAGAATTGGCAACGTGGAAGTCCGCGGCATCTCATCTCTCGACACCAAAAGCGCAATGGAGCTTGCAGAAAAGTACTCAGTCCCAAGTGTTTATGACAAGTGGCAGAGCGCAGTCTGCGACAAGGAGATCGACATTATCCATAACTGCACGCCGAACAACCTGCACTTTGAGATCAATAAGGCTGCCCTTATGGAAGGCAAACACGTTATATCTGAAAAGCCGCTGACCATGACGTCAAAAGAGTCCGCGGAACTGGTAAGGCTTGCACGTGAAAAAGGCGTCGTAAACGCCGTGAACTTTAATTACCGGTTCTACCCTCTTACACAGCACGCAAAAAGCATGGTTGAAAAAGGGGATCTGGGGCAGATATACCTCGTGCACGGGCATTACCTTCAGGACTGGCTTTATTACAACACGGACTATAACTGGCGCCTTGAGACTGAGATATCGGGAAAGTCGCGTGCCGTAGCCGACATAGGCTCCCACTGGTGCGACCTCGTGCAGTTTATTACAGGAAGCAGAATTACAAGGGTCATGGCAGACCTTCTTACAGTGCATAAGACAAGGAAAAAGCCCCTCCGGGAAGTTGCAACCTTTAAGGGGAAAGAAAAAAAGATGAACGGGAAGTTTGAAGACGTTGAAATTAAAACCGAGGACGCGGCTTCAGTCCTCATCCGGTTTGAAAACGGCGCTCACGGCGTCTTTACAGTCTCGCAGATAAGCGCCGGAAGAAAAAATAATTTTTCCTTCGAAATTGACGGCAGTAAGAAAGCCGTCTCCTGGGACCAGGAAGAGCCCAACAGCCTCTGGATAGGCTACAGGGAAAAGGCAAATGAAGTCCTTATAAAAGATCCCTCGCTGCTGGACAAAAATGCAAGGCGCTACGCCCATTACCCCGGCGGCCACCCGGAAGGATACCCCGACGCGCCAAAGAACCTCTTCATGAATGTCTATAATTTCATATTAAAGGGAAAGGACCCTCTTAAGGATAAGTGCGACTTCCCCACCTTTGAAGACGGCCACCAGGAGATAAAAATTGTTGAGGCAATCCTCAAAAGCAATAAAGAAGAAAAGTGGATTGAAGTCTAA